Proteins encoded by one window of Lutibacter sp. A64:
- a CDS encoding SdpI family protein → MFFDNPLFLIPFGSGLIFCVTGAIMYRFPPKKINSLYGYRTASSMKNKERWKFAQIYSAKQLITLGLVLSLCGLVGLIYKPTEEISTFLGLGLMILMVVLLVIKVENKLKEKFKNKV, encoded by the coding sequence ATGTTTTTTGATAATCCATTGTTTTTAATTCCGTTTGGTAGCGGACTAATTTTTTGTGTTACTGGAGCAATTATGTATAGGTTTCCACCCAAAAAAATAAATAGTTTGTACGGGTATAGAACAGCCAGCTCAATGAAAAATAAAGAGCGATGGAAATTTGCTCAAATATATTCAGCAAAACAACTGATAACATTAGGACTTGTACTTTCGTTATGCGGATTGGTTGGTTTAATTTACAAGCCAACTGAAGAAATTTCTACATTTTTAGGCTTGGGTTTAATGATTTTAATGGTTGTTTTATTAGTGATTAAAGTTGAGAATAAATTAAAAGAAAAGTTTAAAAATAAGGTATAA